Proteins from a genomic interval of Xanthomonas sp. AM6:
- the rpmF gene encoding 50S ribosomal protein L32 translates to MAVQKSRVTPSRRGQRRSHDALSAKQLSTDPTSGEIHLRHHITADGYYRGKKVIATKTSQVEED, encoded by the coding sequence ATGGCTGTGCAGAAATCCCGTGTCACCCCGTCCCGCCGCGGCCAGCGCCGTTCGCACGACGCCCTCAGCGCCAAGCAGCTGTCGACCGATCCGACCAGCGGCGAGATCCACCTGCGCCACCACATCACCGCCGACGGCTACTACCGCGGCAAGAAGGTGATCGCGACCAAGACCTCGCAGGTCGAAGAAGATTGA
- a CDS encoding YceD family protein produces MSANVPELLDAWRMVAARRVFEDRLPLSAMTRLQGSLADTEGECRYTMEFGRDAVLQVSYVELTLETALPLICQRSLQRFLLPVSSVQRLGLIRSEDEEAALPPDYEALLVPDDGMLRPADLVEDELVLAVPLVPVAPGSEAVEQDWPATEEEVSKANPFAALAALKKQ; encoded by the coding sequence ATGTCCGCGAACGTGCCCGAACTGTTGGATGCCTGGCGGATGGTCGCAGCGCGCAGGGTCTTCGAAGACCGCCTGCCGCTCTCGGCGATGACCCGTCTGCAAGGCAGCCTGGCCGATACCGAAGGCGAATGCCGCTACACGATGGAATTCGGCCGCGACGCTGTACTGCAAGTGTCCTACGTCGAACTGACGCTCGAAACCGCGCTGCCGCTGATCTGTCAGCGCAGCCTGCAGCGCTTCCTGCTGCCGGTGTCGAGCGTGCAGCGGCTGGGATTGATCCGCAGCGAGGACGAAGAGGCCGCGCTGCCGCCGGATTACGAGGCCTTGCTGGTGCCGGACGACGGCATGCTGCGGCCCGCCGATCTGGTCGAGGACGAGTTGGTGCTGGCGGTGCCGCTGGTGCCGGTGGCGCCCGGAAGCGAGGCAGTCGAACAGGACTGGCCGGCGACCGAGGAAGAGGTGAGCAAGGCCAACCCGTTCGCGGCGTTGGCGGCGCTGAAGAAACAGTAG
- a CDS encoding Maf family nucleotide pyrophosphatase: MPRLILASTSVYRRELLQRLRLPFDSARPQVEETPLPGEAPLALAQRLALAKAAAVAAGAADAWVIGSDQVAELDGQPLGKPGHAAAAQAQLAAMSGRSVRFHTAVCLLHGARALQACDLTEVRFRDLQAEEIARYVAAEQPLDCAGSFKCEGLGISLFSAIHSRDPTALVGLPLIALAGLLREAGYVLP; the protein is encoded by the coding sequence ATGCCGCGCCTGATCCTGGCCTCCACCTCCGTCTATCGCCGCGAGCTGCTGCAGCGCCTGCGCCTGCCCTTCGACAGCGCCCGCCCGCAGGTCGAGGAGACCCCGCTGCCGGGCGAGGCGCCGCTGGCGCTGGCGCAGCGCCTGGCGTTGGCCAAGGCCGCCGCGGTGGCGGCCGGCGCGGCCGATGCCTGGGTGATCGGCTCGGACCAGGTCGCCGAGCTGGACGGCCAGCCGCTGGGCAAGCCCGGCCATGCCGCCGCGGCACAGGCGCAGCTGGCGGCGATGTCCGGGCGCAGCGTGCGCTTCCATACCGCGGTGTGCCTGCTGCACGGCGCGCGCGCGCTGCAGGCCTGCGACCTGACCGAGGTGCGCTTTCGCGACCTGCAGGCCGAGGAGATCGCCCGCTACGTCGCCGCCGAACAGCCGCTGGACTGCGCCGGCAGCTTCAAGTGCGAGGGCCTGGGCATCAGCCTGTTCAGCGCGATCCACAGCCGGGACCCGACCGCCCTGGTCGGGCTGCCGCTGATCGCGTTGGCCGGGCTGCTGCGCGAGGCCGGCTACGTACTGCCCTAG
- a CDS encoding glycosyltransferase 87 family protein, translating to MSAAIAASPRPNRRQRLLRALHRRFAFHSRGNVIAAGVAAALLGGLLALLLGQDANWDLRNYHLYNGYAALHGRLGVDLAPSQLQSYFNPLLDVLHYALMTGLPAPLAGFAMGALHALAFLLLAGIVWEVLDPRLDRARLAPWLALAGMCSAAFLSEFAGTMADNTSALPVLGALLAALHAQRRQRAAGQGVAIAWWALAGALLGLAVACKLTNALYALALGVAALVAGGRARQRVGGAAVLTAATVLGFAILAGPWLLGVWKTFGNPLFPQFNSHFLAPLAQPVALSDTRWLPKGWLQWLSWPLHFSFAPNRVSEVALRQIVWPLLYLLGLAALLLAALRRPRRPAAASDVAAPAWRALLVFFVVAYLAWQSVFSIQRYLVVPELLAPLVLWVGLRRLLPARIAAPAARWTLIACALVALAGCGDWGHERWARTAFRVQAPALPQPARSLVLLVGDAPQSWRIPFLPAQAAYASVASNFPESPAYAARVRAMLAERGQGYALLPATVDRNAERLLRLNALAARLGLDRGPECRLMRRLARKPVRAALAEHAGRCRWTMLPERAIDIAAGDRQALALADQQLARYGLMLQPGTCAVHDAWVGQARFPYQWCRVGRR from the coding sequence ATGAGCGCGGCCATCGCGGCATCGCCGCGCCCGAACCGCCGCCAGCGCCTGCTGCGCGCGCTGCACCGCCGCTTCGCCTTCCACAGCCGCGGCAACGTGATCGCCGCGGGCGTCGCCGCCGCGCTGCTCGGCGGCCTGCTGGCGCTGCTGCTGGGCCAGGACGCCAACTGGGACCTGCGCAACTACCACCTGTACAACGGCTATGCCGCATTGCACGGCCGGCTCGGCGTGGACCTGGCGCCGTCGCAGTTGCAGAGCTACTTCAATCCGCTGCTGGACGTGCTGCACTACGCGCTGATGACCGGCCTGCCGGCGCCGCTGGCCGGGTTCGCGATGGGCGCGCTGCATGCGCTGGCGTTCCTGCTGCTGGCCGGGATCGTCTGGGAAGTGCTGGACCCGCGCCTGGACCGCGCGCGGCTGGCGCCGTGGCTGGCCCTGGCCGGCATGTGCAGCGCCGCGTTCCTGTCCGAGTTCGCCGGCACCATGGCCGACAACACCAGCGCGCTGCCGGTGCTGGGTGCGCTGCTGGCCGCGCTGCACGCGCAGCGCCGGCAACGGGCGGCCGGGCAGGGCGTGGCGATCGCGTGGTGGGCGCTGGCCGGCGCGTTGCTGGGCCTGGCGGTGGCCTGCAAGCTGACCAATGCGCTGTACGCGCTGGCCCTGGGCGTGGCGGCGCTGGTCGCCGGCGGCCGCGCGCGGCAGCGCGTCGGCGGCGCCGCGGTGCTGACCGCGGCCACCGTGCTCGGCTTCGCGATCCTGGCCGGGCCATGGCTGCTGGGCGTGTGGAAGACCTTCGGCAACCCGCTGTTCCCGCAGTTCAACAGCCATTTCCTGGCGCCGCTGGCACAGCCGGTGGCGCTCAGCGATACGCGCTGGCTGCCGAAGGGCTGGCTGCAGTGGCTGAGCTGGCCGCTGCACTTCTCGTTCGCGCCGAACCGGGTCAGCGAGGTCGCCCTGCGGCAGATCGTCTGGCCGCTGCTGTACCTGCTGGGGCTGGCGGCGCTGCTGCTGGCCGCGCTGCGCCGGCCGCGCCGGCCCGCGGCGGCCAGCGACGTGGCCGCGCCGGCGTGGCGCGCGCTGCTGGTGTTCTTCGTGGTCGCCTACCTGGCCTGGCAATCGGTGTTCAGCATCCAGCGCTACCTGGTGGTGCCGGAGCTGCTGGCGCCGCTGGTGCTGTGGGTCGGGCTGCGGCGGCTGCTGCCGGCCCGCATCGCGGCGCCGGCGGCACGATGGACCCTGATCGCCTGCGCGCTGGTCGCGCTGGCCGGCTGCGGCGACTGGGGCCACGAACGCTGGGCGCGTACGGCGTTCCGGGTGCAGGCGCCGGCCCTGCCGCAGCCGGCGCGCAGCCTGGTGCTGCTGGTCGGCGACGCGCCGCAGTCGTGGCGGATCCCGTTCCTGCCGGCGCAGGCGGCGTATGCGTCGGTGGCGTCCAATTTCCCCGAATCGCCGGCCTACGCGGCGCGCGTGCGGGCGATGCTGGCCGAACGCGGCCAGGGCTATGCGCTGCTGCCGGCGACGGTGGACCGCAATGCCGAGCGGCTGCTGCGGCTCAATGCGCTGGCCGCGCGGCTGGGCCTGGACCGGGGACCGGAGTGCCGGCTGATGCGGCGGCTGGCGCGCAAGCCGGTACGCGCGGCGCTGGCCGAGCATGCCGGGCGTTGCCGGTGGACCATGCTGCCGGAACGGGCCATCGACATCGCCGCCGGCGACCGCCAGGCGCTGGCGCTGGCCGACCAGCAACTGGCGCGCTACGGCCTGATGCTGCAGCCGGGGACGTGCGCGGTCCACGACGCGTGGGTCGGGCAGGCGCGGTTCCCGTACCAGTGGTGCCGGGTCGGCCGGCGCTGA
- a CDS encoding glycosyltransferase family 2 protein — protein sequence MPSLSSAHDAAMPRIAVLVPCHNEAATIGRVVADFAAQLPSASIHVFDNNSSDATIERARAAGAQVRQVALQGKGNVVRRLFADVEADVYVLVDGDATYDAAMAPALVARLLRDGLDMVVGARRSDEAAAYRAGHRVGNVLLTRCVGFLFGRSFDDMLSGYRVFSRRYVKSFPAHAAGFETETELAVHALQLRMPVAEVATAYGARPQGSQSKLRTWHDGTRILLTILRLFKAERPLLFFSLGFGACVLLALGLAVPLVLTYLHTGLVPRFPTAILCSALVLLGFLLLACGLILDTVTRGRVEAKRLAYLAVPALPLPPSPSPAHAAAALADTP from the coding sequence ATGCCCAGCCTTTCCTCCGCCCACGACGCGGCCATGCCGCGGATCGCGGTGCTGGTTCCCTGCCACAACGAAGCGGCCACGATCGGCCGGGTGGTCGCCGATTTCGCCGCGCAGCTGCCGTCCGCCAGCATCCACGTGTTCGACAACAACTCCAGCGACGCCACCATCGAGCGCGCGCGCGCGGCCGGCGCGCAGGTGCGGCAGGTCGCGCTGCAGGGCAAGGGCAACGTGGTGCGGCGCCTGTTCGCCGACGTCGAGGCCGACGTGTACGTGCTGGTCGACGGCGATGCGACCTACGACGCGGCGATGGCGCCGGCGCTGGTTGCGCGGCTGCTGCGCGACGGGCTGGACATGGTGGTCGGCGCGCGGCGCAGCGACGAGGCCGCCGCCTATCGCGCCGGACACCGCGTCGGCAACGTGCTGCTGACCCGCTGCGTGGGCTTCCTGTTCGGGCGCAGCTTCGACGACATGCTGTCCGGCTACCGGGTGTTCTCGCGCCGCTACGTGAAGTCGTTTCCGGCGCACGCCGCCGGCTTCGAGACCGAGACCGAACTGGCGGTGCACGCGCTGCAGCTGCGCATGCCGGTGGCGGAAGTGGCCACCGCCTACGGCGCGCGGCCGCAGGGCTCGCAGAGCAAGCTGCGCACCTGGCACGACGGCACCCGGATCCTGCTGACCATCCTGCGCCTGTTCAAGGCCGAGCGGCCGCTGCTGTTCTTCTCGCTGGGCTTCGGCGCCTGCGTGCTGCTGGCGCTGGGCCTGGCGGTGCCGCTGGTGCTCACCTACCTGCACACCGGCCTGGTGCCGCGCTTCCCGACCGCGATCCTGTGTTCGGCGCTGGTGCTGCTCGGCTTCTTGCTGCTGGCCTGCGGGCTGATCCTGGACACGGTCACCCGCGGCCGGGTCGAGGCCAAGCGCCTGGCCTATCTGGCGGTCCCCGCGCTGCCGTTGCCGCCGTCGCCGTCGCCGGCGCACGCCGCGGCAGCGCTTGCCGACACGCCATGA
- a CDS encoding glycosyltransferase family 39 protein, which yields MQGEQRARSTFLVLWTLVTAAKLLAAARLPLFVDEAFYWQEGQHLAAAYSDLPGLTAWLARLGVALGGDHLLALRAPFLLMSALMPWLIARIATRWFGAVAGWRAGSLTLLMPLSGTLGILALPDVPMALATILCMDASARLLRQVEAMSAVELALGLTLGALSHYRFAGVIGVGAIALLLIPQGRRMLRDPQVWVALAMGIVAWLPLLAWNADNGEAGVRFQLIDRHPWSFQPAGIAFVLIQGLLVTPLLAVAMWKVALVATRGGGSGGARVQWRYFGLLGGVSTLGIFLFGFFTDAERISFHWPLPGYLALLIAAPVILNGWPKRLRRATWLLTGIGLVGAFGYYLAVSVPSVREHAAGDKYYPRNFAGWQPLASAVRRELATMPAGTQVLADNFKVGAELGFELGDADIQVLPHPLNDKHGRSAQLRQWGLLSDGRRDGPRLLVLSPSDMKYRLLLQRYHAVCDLVGPLPPPQVVSSDHGSQRFLLFALPAQRLAGPCTTPAMAWFDTPAVGATLARHFEVSGWAFKDGVGIARVEVLLDGKVAAQARYGEPYDITAFWKISTDPGHPRVGFRAELDASALAPGTHWLGLRLHGRDGSVEDWWEQPIELRRR from the coding sequence ATGCAAGGCGAACAACGTGCACGCAGCACCTTCCTGGTGTTGTGGACGCTGGTCACCGCGGCCAAGCTGCTGGCGGCCGCGCGCCTGCCGTTGTTCGTCGACGAGGCGTTCTACTGGCAGGAAGGCCAGCACCTGGCCGCGGCCTACTCGGACCTGCCCGGGCTGACCGCCTGGCTGGCGCGGCTGGGCGTGGCCCTCGGCGGCGACCACCTGCTGGCGCTGCGCGCGCCGTTCCTGCTGATGTCGGCGCTGATGCCGTGGCTGATCGCGCGCATCGCCACGCGCTGGTTCGGCGCGGTCGCCGGCTGGCGCGCCGGCAGCCTGACCCTGCTGATGCCGCTGTCGGGCACGCTCGGCATCCTGGCCCTGCCGGACGTGCCGATGGCGCTGGCGACGATCCTGTGCATGGACGCCAGCGCGCGGCTGCTGCGCCAGGTCGAGGCGATGAGCGCGGTGGAACTGGCGCTGGGCCTGACCCTGGGCGCGCTGAGCCACTACCGCTTCGCCGGGGTGATCGGAGTCGGCGCGATCGCGCTGCTGCTGATCCCGCAGGGCCGGCGCATGCTGCGCGATCCGCAGGTGTGGGTGGCGCTGGCGATGGGCATCGTCGCCTGGCTGCCGTTGCTGGCCTGGAATGCCGACAACGGCGAGGCCGGGGTCAGGTTCCAGCTGATCGACCGGCATCCGTGGAGCTTCCAGCCCGCCGGCATCGCCTTCGTGCTGATCCAGGGCCTGCTGGTCACCCCGCTGCTGGCGGTGGCGATGTGGAAGGTGGCGCTGGTGGCCACGCGCGGCGGCGGCAGCGGCGGCGCGCGCGTGCAGTGGCGCTACTTCGGTCTGCTCGGTGGGGTGTCCACGCTGGGCATCTTCCTCTTCGGTTTCTTCACCGATGCCGAGCGCATCAGTTTCCATTGGCCGCTGCCGGGCTACCTGGCGCTGCTGATCGCCGCGCCGGTGATCCTCAACGGCTGGCCGAAGCGGCTGCGCCGCGCGACCTGGCTGCTGACCGGGATCGGCCTGGTCGGCGCGTTCGGCTACTACCTGGCGGTGTCGGTACCCTCGGTGCGCGAACATGCCGCCGGCGACAAGTACTACCCGCGCAACTTCGCCGGCTGGCAGCCGCTGGCCTCGGCGGTGCGCCGCGAACTGGCGACGATGCCGGCCGGCACCCAGGTGCTGGCCGACAACTTCAAGGTCGGCGCCGAACTCGGTTTCGAACTGGGCGATGCCGACATCCAGGTGCTGCCGCATCCGTTGAACGACAAGCACGGGCGCAGCGCGCAGCTGCGCCAGTGGGGCCTGCTCAGCGACGGCCGCCGCGACGGGCCGCGGCTGCTGGTGCTCTCGCCCAGCGACATGAAGTACCGGCTGCTGCTGCAGCGCTACCACGCGGTGTGCGACCTGGTCGGCCCGCTGCCGCCGCCGCAGGTGGTGTCCAGCGACCACGGCAGCCAGCGCTTCCTGCTGTTCGCGCTGCCGGCGCAGCGCCTGGCCGGCCCGTGCACGACGCCGGCGATGGCCTGGTTCGACACGCCCGCCGTGGGCGCCACGCTGGCGCGCCATTTCGAGGTGTCCGGCTGGGCGTTCAAGGACGGCGTGGGCATCGCCCGGGTGGAGGTGCTGCTCGACGGCAAGGTCGCCGCGCAGGCGCGCTACGGCGAGCCCTACGACATCACCGCGTTCTGGAAGATCTCCACCGATCCGGGCCATCCGCGGGTCGGCTTCCGCGCCGAACTGGACGCCAGCGCGTTGGCGCCGGGCACGCATTGGCTCGGCCTGCGCCTGCACGGCCGCGACGGCAGCGTCGAGGATTGGTGGGAGCAGCCGATCGAACTGCGCCGCCGCTGA
- a CDS encoding MoxR family ATPase has translation MPTPPRLPEMLTDTLREALAQAQQQVNALVLGKPQQVRMAFVALLSGGHLLIEDLPGLGKTTLAHALAASLGLSFQRVQFTSDLLPADVLGVSVYDAQSRQFQFHPGPVFTHVLLADEINRAPPRTQSALLEAMAEQQVTLDGTTHPLPAPFFVIATQNPVDLSGTFPLPDSQLDRFLLRLALGYPNAESERALLSGSDRRDLIAQARPLLGDADMATLRHAVDQVHASDALVGYVQALLARSRQHPGVRVGLSPRAGIALLRAAKAHALLLGRAHALPEDVQALFVAVAEHRLVAEQESASGPALAKAILHSVAVD, from the coding sequence ATGCCTACTCCGCCCCGCTTGCCGGAAATGCTAACCGATACGCTGCGCGAGGCGCTCGCGCAGGCCCAGCAGCAGGTCAATGCGCTGGTCCTGGGCAAGCCGCAGCAGGTACGCATGGCCTTTGTCGCGCTGTTGTCCGGCGGACATCTGCTGATCGAGGACCTGCCCGGACTGGGCAAGACCACCCTGGCGCATGCGCTGGCCGCAAGCCTGGGGCTGAGCTTCCAGCGCGTGCAGTTCACCTCCGACCTGCTGCCGGCCGACGTGCTCGGCGTGTCGGTGTACGACGCGCAGTCGCGCCAGTTCCAGTTCCATCCCGGCCCGGTGTTCACCCACGTGCTGCTCGCCGACGAGATCAACCGCGCGCCGCCGCGCACGCAGAGCGCGCTGCTGGAAGCGATGGCCGAACAGCAGGTGACGCTGGACGGCACCACCCATCCGCTGCCTGCGCCGTTCTTCGTCATCGCCACGCAGAATCCGGTGGACCTGTCGGGCACCTTCCCGTTGCCCGATTCGCAGCTGGACCGGTTCCTGCTGCGGCTGGCGCTGGGCTATCCCAACGCCGAGTCCGAACGCGCGCTGCTCAGCGGCAGCGACCGCCGCGACCTGATCGCGCAGGCGCGGCCGCTGCTCGGCGATGCCGACATGGCCACGCTGCGCCACGCCGTGGACCAGGTCCACGCCAGCGACGCGCTGGTCGGCTACGTGCAGGCGCTGCTGGCGCGCAGCCGCCAGCATCCGGGCGTGCGCGTGGGCCTGTCGCCGCGCGCCGGCATCGCGCTGCTGCGCGCGGCCAAGGCGCACGCGCTGCTGCTCGGCCGCGCGCATGCGCTGCCGGAGGACGTGCAGGCGCTGTTCGTGGCGGTGGCCGAACACCGGCTGGTGGCCGAACAGGAATCGGCCTCCGGGCCGGCGCTGGCCAAGGCGATCCTGCACAGCGTGGCGGTGGACTGA
- a CDS encoding DUF58 domain-containing protein, with translation MRARLREWRQALARLARPRDPEPLPVRLDRRRIYILPTAFGGFLALLLGAMLLGALNYNNNPALLLAMLLGAAAMASAIAAHLQLSGLRLDALSAEPVAAGTPLRLRLALAAGDARSRRGLRVAHGGRHTYLDLHGGGVTEADLDLPTERRGWLDLQRIHVSTTQPLGLLRAWAWYWPDTPLLVYPQPERDGPPLPSGDGTPTQTRLHALGEELHQLRPYRAGDAPRAISWKHSARRDTLLVREYERPIGVDVVLDWRTLPTLPYERRIARLARWVDEAERDGRRYRLLLPGQPPLGPGRGPQHRHQCLRALALLPHG, from the coding sequence GTGCGCGCCCGGCTGCGCGAGTGGCGGCAGGCGCTGGCACGGCTGGCGCGGCCGCGCGATCCCGAGCCGCTGCCGGTGCGGCTGGACCGGCGCCGGATCTACATCCTGCCCACCGCGTTCGGCGGCTTCCTGGCGCTGCTGCTCGGCGCGATGCTGCTCGGCGCGCTGAACTACAACAACAACCCCGCCCTGCTGCTGGCGATGCTGCTGGGCGCGGCCGCGATGGCCAGCGCGATCGCGGCCCACCTGCAGCTGTCGGGCCTGCGCCTGGACGCGCTGTCGGCCGAGCCGGTCGCGGCCGGCACGCCGCTGCGGCTGCGCCTGGCGCTGGCGGCCGGCGACGCCCGATCCCGGCGCGGCCTGCGCGTGGCCCATGGCGGCCGCCACACCTACCTGGACCTGCACGGCGGCGGCGTCACCGAAGCCGACCTCGACCTGCCCACCGAACGCCGCGGCTGGCTGGACCTGCAGCGCATCCACGTGTCCACCACCCAGCCGCTGGGCCTGCTGCGCGCCTGGGCCTGGTACTGGCCCGACACGCCGCTGTTGGTCTACCCGCAACCGGAACGCGACGGGCCGCCATTGCCCTCCGGCGACGGCACCCCGACCCAGACCCGCCTGCATGCGCTGGGCGAGGAACTGCACCAACTGCGCCCGTACCGCGCCGGCGATGCGCCGCGCGCGATCTCCTGGAAGCACTCCGCGCGCCGCGACACCCTGCTGGTGCGCGAGTACGAACGCCCGATCGGCGTGGACGTGGTGCTGGACTGGCGCACGCTGCCGACGCTGCCCTACGAACGCCGCATCGCGCGGCTGGCGCGCTGGGTCGACGAGGCCGAACGCGACGGCCGCCGCTATCGCCTGCTGCTGCCGGGACAGCCGCCGCTGGGCCCGGGCCGCGGCCCGCAGCACCGGCACCAGTGCCTGCGCGCGTTGGCGCTGCTGCCGCATGGCTGA
- a CDS encoding DUF3488 and transglutaminase-like domain-containing protein, whose amino-acid sequence MAEPRSPALSRASRHWALGAGLLALLPLLLQLPATLALVFALAALLVGASSAWRPLPAALRLLLVAAMLAAIYWQVGMRFGRDTGCAMLAAMLAIKPSELKTLRDARSLLGFALFAPFAAFLLDQGPATMALALAAVIAALLCMQRLADQEGHSGGPPLRGQLRGVGRLLALGLPLALAAFWLFPRLGSPLWGVPERALARPGLADTMSPGQWLDLMADDTPALRVQFFGRVPPPAQRYWRGPVLWDFDGGTWRAQRGNEYLPAPPVQHGAAAWDYQIEVEPTDRRQLVALDLPLQAPDGTRVSADYVLHSERPLSALSRWRLRSAPPLRFETALAPAQRQRALALPPGYNPRTLALARQWRQEAGADDAAIVARALQWIRRDFAYTLETPLSGRDGVDEFLFQYKAGFCQHFSSAFVVLMRGAGIPARVVTGYAGGSRNPFGDYWVVRRMDAHAWAEVWLPQRGWVRVDPTAAVAPERIYDTLEDRLGSGAGAQGGSADWRLRDVGDWLRRGWNDLVLSFDANRQQRLLSGLGIAKLEPAQLVALFAGFAALVLGWMAWLLARGERERDPLLRAWRRLGRRYARLGLGREPHEPALAWAARVQQVMEANALLSLSQRFADSRYAGADSDSASLLRDLRRHRPHTGASR is encoded by the coding sequence ATGGCTGAGCCGCGCTCGCCCGCGCTGAGCAGGGCCAGCCGCCACTGGGCGCTCGGCGCCGGCCTGCTGGCGCTGCTGCCGCTGCTGCTGCAATTGCCAGCGACGCTGGCGCTGGTGTTCGCGCTGGCCGCGCTGCTGGTCGGCGCCAGTTCGGCATGGCGGCCGCTGCCGGCGGCGCTGCGCCTGCTGCTGGTGGCGGCGATGCTGGCGGCGATCTACTGGCAGGTCGGCATGCGCTTCGGCCGCGACACCGGCTGCGCGATGCTCGCGGCGATGCTGGCGATCAAGCCGTCGGAACTGAAGACGCTGCGCGACGCGCGCAGCCTGCTCGGCTTCGCCCTGTTCGCGCCGTTCGCCGCGTTCCTGCTGGACCAGGGCCCGGCGACGATGGCGCTGGCGCTGGCCGCGGTGATCGCCGCGCTGCTGTGCATGCAGCGCCTGGCCGACCAGGAAGGACACAGCGGCGGCCCCCCGCTGCGCGGCCAGCTGCGCGGCGTCGGCCGCTTGCTGGCGCTGGGCCTGCCGCTGGCGCTGGCCGCGTTCTGGCTGTTCCCGCGGCTGGGCTCGCCGCTGTGGGGCGTGCCCGAACGCGCCCTGGCGCGGCCCGGCCTGGCGGACACGATGAGCCCCGGCCAGTGGCTGGACCTGATGGCCGACGACACCCCGGCGCTGCGCGTGCAGTTCTTCGGCCGCGTGCCGCCGCCGGCGCAGCGCTACTGGCGCGGGCCGGTGCTGTGGGATTTCGACGGCGGCACCTGGCGCGCGCAGCGCGGCAACGAGTACCTGCCGGCCCCGCCGGTGCAGCACGGCGCGGCCGCCTGGGACTACCAGATCGAAGTCGAGCCGACCGACCGCCGCCAGCTGGTCGCGCTGGACCTGCCGCTGCAGGCGCCCGACGGCACCCGCGTCTCCGCCGACTACGTGCTGCACAGCGAGCGCCCGCTCAGCGCGCTGAGCCGCTGGCGGCTGCGCTCGGCGCCGCCGCTGCGCTTCGAGACCGCGCTGGCGCCGGCCCAGCGCCAGCGCGCGCTGGCGCTGCCGCCGGGCTACAACCCGCGCACCCTGGCCCTGGCCCGGCAGTGGCGGCAAGAGGCTGGCGCCGACGATGCGGCGATCGTGGCGCGCGCGCTGCAGTGGATCCGCCGCGACTTCGCCTACACCCTGGAAACGCCGCTGTCCGGCCGCGACGGCGTGGACGAGTTCCTGTTCCAGTACAAGGCCGGCTTCTGCCAGCACTTCAGCTCCGCCTTCGTGGTGCTGATGCGCGGCGCCGGCATCCCCGCGCGCGTGGTCACCGGCTATGCCGGCGGCTCCCGCAATCCGTTCGGCGACTACTGGGTGGTGCGGCGCATGGACGCCCACGCCTGGGCCGAGGTGTGGCTGCCGCAGCGCGGCTGGGTGCGCGTGGACCCGACCGCCGCGGTCGCCCCGGAACGCATCTACGACACCCTGGAAGACCGCCTCGGCAGCGGCGCCGGCGCACAGGGCGGCAGCGCCGACTGGCGGCTGCGCGACGTCGGCGACTGGCTGCGGCGCGGCTGGAACGACCTGGTGCTGTCCTTCGACGCCAACCGCCAGCAGCGGCTGCTGAGCGGCCTGGGCATCGCCAAGCTGGAGCCGGCGCAGCTGGTCGCGCTGTTCGCCGGCTTCGCCGCGCTGGTGCTGGGCTGGATGGCCTGGCTGCTGGCCCGCGGCGAACGCGAGCGGGACCCGCTGCTGCGCGCCTGGCGGCGGCTGGGCCGGCGCTACGCGCGGCTCGGCCTGGGCCGCGAACCGCACGAACCGGCGCTGGCGTGGGCGGCGCGTGTACAGCAGGTGATGGAGGCAAACGCGTTGCTTTCGCTCAGCCAACGTTTCGCCGATTCGCGCTACGCTGGCGCGGATTCGGACAGCGCTTCATTGTTGCGCGACCTGCGCAGGCACCGTCCGCATACCGGAGCATCTCGATGA
- a CDS encoding Slp family lipoprotein, translating into MKIRLLFPLMAVLALGACATAPKPLQGQFATVTPRDSVTGQQVGAAVRWGGKIIQTKPGQGATCFQMLGRPLSASGRPDSDSADASDGRFVACRAGFYDPAVFEPGREVTFIGHVSGYESTRIGEYDYRLPKIDADVVYLWPVVRQVEVVPAYPYGPWGPWDPWGPRWGWGGRGWW; encoded by the coding sequence ATGAAGATCCGACTGCTGTTCCCCCTCATGGCCGTTCTCGCCCTGGGCGCCTGCGCGACCGCGCCCAAGCCGTTGCAAGGCCAGTTCGCCACCGTCACCCCGCGCGATTCGGTCACCGGCCAGCAGGTCGGCGCCGCGGTGCGCTGGGGCGGCAAGATCATCCAGACCAAGCCCGGCCAGGGCGCCACCTGCTTCCAGATGCTGGGACGGCCGTTGAGCGCCAGCGGCCGCCCGGACAGCGACTCGGCCGACGCCAGCGACGGCCGCTTCGTCGCCTGCCGCGCCGGCTTCTACGACCCGGCGGTGTTCGAGCCCGGCCGCGAGGTGACCTTCATCGGCCACGTCTCCGGCTACGAGAGCACCCGCATCGGCGAGTACGACTACCGCCTGCCGAAGATCGACGCCGACGTGGTCTACCTGTGGCCGGTGGTGCGCCAGGTCGAGGTGGTGCCCGCCTACCCCTATGGCCCCTGGGGCCCGTGGGATCCGTGGGGCCCGCGCTGGGGCTGGGGCGGCCGCGGCTGGTGGTAA